ACATTAAGAAGTTTGCGGATGTCGTCCATGTGCAGACCCGTGGTCGGCTCGTCAAGGATGTAGACGGTCCTCCCCGTACTTTTTTTACTCAATTCCCGCGATAGTTTGACGCGCTGAGCTTCGCCGCCGGAAAGCGTCGGGGCCGGTTGACCGATCTGGATGTATCCCAAGCCCACATCGACCAGAGTTTGCAGTTTTTGACGAATATTATGGATCTTTGCAAAAAAGTCGAGGGACTGATTTACGGTCATATCAAGAACATCCGCTATGTTCTTTCCCTTATATTTGATTTCGAGGGTTTCACGGTTGAATCTTTTGCCGCGGCAGACATCGCAGGCAACATAAACATCCGGCAGAAAATGCATCTCTATCCTGATAATGCCATCGCCCTTGCAGGCCTCACATCTTCCGCCTTTCACATTGAAGCTGAACCGGCCGGGTTTATAGCCGCGTATACGGGCTTCAGCGGTTCGGGAGAAGAGTTCTCTGATAAATGTAAAAACACCGGTATACGTTCCGGGATTGCTGCGGGGTGTTCGGCCGATAGGAGACTGGTCAATATGGATGACCTTGTCGACATGCTCGAGCCCCAGTATACGTGTATGGGACCCTGCCGGTATTCTGGCATGATAAAGTCTCTGGGCAAGCAGATTATTAAGCGTTTCCAGAACGAGCGTCGATTTTCCCGAGCCGGATACGCCGGTGACGCATATGAAACAGCCAAGGGGAAATTCCACGTCGATTTTTTTGAGGTTGTTTTCCGTCGCCCCTTCGATGATGAGTTTTTTCCCCTGGCCGCGGCGGCGATTGAGTGGGATTTCTATACGCTTTTTGCCTGAAAGATAGTTGCCGGTTAATGACTGGTCTTGTTCAAGCAGCGCCTCCGGCGTTCCGGAAAACACCACTTGTCCGCCTTGAACGCCGGCACCGGGCCCCATGTCAATGACATGATCCGAAGATCGTATGGTTTCTTCGTCATGCTCTACGACGAGAACCGTGTTGCCAAGATCACGCATTTCCCTTAAGGCATCCAGCAGGCGCCGGTTGTCTCTCTGATGTAGACCGATACTCGGTTCATCCAGAACGTAAAGAACTCCGGTTAATTTCGATCCGATTTGGGTTGCAAGACGGATGCGCTGGCTCTCGCCGCCGGAAAGGGTGGCGGCCGACCTGTCAAGGGTAAGGTAGGAAAGCCCGACATTTTCGAGAAAGCCGAGCCGCTCATTGATTTCTTTCAGGATCCTTTCGGCGATAATCGCTTTTTTGCCGCCAAGATTCAGTTTGTTAAAAAAAGAACGGGCCTTTGATACCGAAAGTGCGGTGGTTTCGCAGATGGTCAGACCTCCTACTTTTACAGATCGGCTGGCCTTGTTTAACTTTGTGCCGGCACATTCCGGACAGGGTTGAAAATTCATATAACGTTTGATTTCCTCCCTGGACTGGTAGGATTCCGTCTCCAGATAGCGCCGCTGCAAGTTGGGGATGAGGCCTTCGAAGTGTTTTTTATATGTATAACGGCGATTGCCGCGTTCAACGTAGAATGTAATGCGTTCATCTCCGGAGCCATATGACAGAACCTTTTTAAAGTGATCCGGAAGATCCTTATAAAGCGTATAAATGTCGACGCCATAGTGCCCGGTCAGAGCGTCTAAAAATTCAATAAAATGCACGGTGTTTCTGTTGGCCCATGGTGCCACCGCTCCTTCCCTTAAGGACAGTTCCTGGTTTGGAATGATAAGGTCGGGATCGAACTCGGTGGTTGATCCCAGGCCGTCACATTGTGGACATGCTCCCTGCGGGGAGTTGAATGAAAAACTTGCCGGAGTGAAATCGGGATAGCTGATACCGCAGGCGATACATGCTGATTTTTCACTGAAAAGCACCGGTTCTCGACCCGAGACATCCACGGTGACGAGGCCGTCTGACAGGGACATGGCCAGCTCTAAAGAGTCTGCGAGGCGGTTGTTAATGCTTTCTTTTACGATCAAACGATCTACAACCACCTCGATGGTATGCTTCTTATTTTTATCAAGCTTGCCGACGTCTTCAATCTCCAGGACGTTTCCGTCTACCCGGACCCGGGCAAAGCCTTCCTTCTTGAGCTGCTGGAAATGTTTTTCGTGGGACCCTTTCTGGCCGGTGACAACCGGTGCTAAAATAAGTATCTTGGAGCCTTCGGACAGAGACATTACCTTGTCGACAATCTGATCCAGAGACTGGGATGTGATCGGTTGGCCGCATTGGTAACAATGGGGTGTGCCGGTCCTGGCAAAAAGGAGGCGCAGATAGTCATAGATTTCGGTAACGGTTCCCACGGTTGAACGGGGATTGTGGCTGGCTGCTTTTTGTTGGATGGCGATGGCTGGAGACAGACCTTCGATCAGATCGACATCCGGCTTTTCCATACGCTCCAGAAATTGACGTGCATACGTGGAAAGTGATTCGACATATCGGCGTTGACCTTCGGCATACAGGGTGTCAAAGGCAAGGGTCGACTTGCCGGAACCGGACAGACCGGTGATAACCACAAGTTTGTTGCGGGGAATTTCGACCTGAATATTTTTCAGGTTGTGCTGTCTGGCGCCCCGTATAATGATTTTATCCGATTGCATGGATCGATGGAATTATTTATTTTCTGCCACACATATTGCCTGTTCTGCGGCCATTGTTATTGCTGCGATGAGGCTGCCGGGATCCGCGATGCCGCTTCCGGCAATATCATAGGCCGTGCCGTGGTCAACCGAAGTTCTGATGATGGGAAGCCCCAGCGTGGTATTGACGCCGTCGGTAAAATGAATCAACTTAAAGGGAATCAACCCCTGGTCGTGATACATGCATACCACTGCGTCGTAAAGGCCTTTTGCCGCGTGATAAAACAGGGTGTCCGGTGGAAACGGACCGGTAACGTTAAACCCTTCGTTACGGGCCTGAATGACGGCCGGATCAATGATCTTTTTTTCCTCGTCACCGAAAAGGCCCCCTTCACCTGCATGGGGATTCAATCCGGCCACGGCGATGCGGGGATCTTTACACCCAAAGCGGTCAGACAACGCACGTCCGGTAATTCTTATGGTTTGAACGATGCGATCTTTTGAAAGCATCGCCGGAACGCGTTTTAAGGGAATATGTATCGTTACGAGAACGACCCGGAGTCGACTGCCGGCAAGCATCATGGCAAAAAGATCGCACTTGGTCCGTTCCGCCAGCAGTTCGGTATGGCCACTGTAGCGAAAGCCGGCGATTTGCATGGCCATCTTGTTAATGGGGCAGGTTGTAATTGCGGCAATACGAGCTTCGGTGGCCATATCGATTGCAGTCGTTACATAACGTACCATGGCCCTGCTGCTCTCAACGGTTGGCCGGCCCCATAATGTTTTTTCGGGGTCAAGTTCAGAAAGGTTCAGAACGTCAATTGAGCCACAATTATAGCGCCCGCCGGCGGGGTCCTCGACGGTATTAAGATGAAGCCGGCTTCCGGTAGATGTTTGGGCAGCGTTCAATATGCGGATATCGCCCAGCACCAAGGGTCGGCAGATGCTATAAATTGAAGGGTGGCTGAGTGCCAAAAGGATAATTTCCGGGCCGACCCCAACAGGGTCTCCCATGGTAATTCCTATCAACGGTCGAAAATTCGACATAAGCGCTATAAAATCAATAGTTAAACGGTTAAATTAAAAAGCCAAATGATTCGATGAAAAGAAATGCTGGCAAAAAAAATATTATACTACAGGTCATAATTTTTTTTTTCAAACAAATTTCTTAAGTTGGTAATCTATTTTTGGCGCCGGCAGATTGAATATGAAAATAAGAGATAATTAAAGATAAAAAGAGTTTTTCGGAATAAACGTGATTGTAAACATTATGATCATATTGATGGATATGCCTAAAATGCTTCAAAAAAAACCTTTGTTCAAAAATGATTGTGTTTAAAAGGAGTTGTCTTTTGGTTGATTGTTAAAAATAATTAAATCAGTAAGATAAAGATTGTTAATAACTTATTTAAAACTAGAAGAAAAATCGGATTTATCAGGTTTGACACCAAAGGGCGGATCTCTTAAATTAGGCCCAATCTTTCAGTGATTTTTCGAATAATCTGAAATAATACTCCGATAACGTTTAAATTCGTAGCTTTTTAGATATTTCCCTCTGAGATAGCAATTAATTATTTTCTGTTTCAATTTAAGAGCCTATAGTTCTATGAAATCGATCTGGAAAGAGGTAAAAGCTGCCATTGGGTTGCGTGTTCCCCGTCACAGTTTCAGAATGTGGATTGAACCGCTGGAACTTGAAAAATGCCAACAGGACCATATCGTAATTTCTTGCCCCAACCTTTTTTTCAGGAAAAGGGTTTTAGAAAATTATGGCAAACTGATAGAAGCTGAAATACATCGAGTGGCCGGTACGGCCTGCGGTTATTCTATTGAGGTTTCCAGAGAAAATGAGGTTTCCAGAGAAAAGAATGTTTCAAGATCGACAACAGATATCAATTTGCAACTGCCGCTTCCCAACGTGGGTGTTCGTCCCCATAACGGACGTCTTTTAAGAAAAGATTTTACTTTCGATCAGTTTGTGGTCGGAAGTAACAATGACTTTGCTTACTCAGCATCGCTTTCACTGGCTTCGCGTAAGGATACTCAGCAAAATTCTTTATTATTATTGTCAAATACCGGCATGGGAAAAAGCCATCTTTCCCAGGCCGTCGGCCATTATATCTTGTCTGAGCACCCTTCGGATCGTGTCTATTATATGACGGCTGAAGACTTCAGCAATGAAATGGTTCAAGCTTTTCGACATGATGCCATTAATGCGTTCAAGACAAAATACAGAAACGGCTGTGACGTCTTGCTGCTTGAAGATGTTCACTACTTGAGCGGCAAAGAACGAACTCAGATTGAACTGGCTTTTACTCTGGATACACTGTTTGAGAGCGGCAAAAAAATGATTTTTTCAAGTTGTTACTTGCCGGCCGATATTCCGAAACTTAATGATAACCTGCGGTCGCGTCTTTCAAGCAGCCTTATTTCAAATATTGATCCGCCGAACTTCAGGACAAGAGTCAGGATATTACAGAAAAAAGCGTTGCATAACGGCTATAAAATACCCGAAGACGTCATGCATTATTTGGCCAGCGAACTCACGGAGGATGTTCGGCAGCTGGAAAGCGGGCTTATTGGCGTTGCCGCCAAATCGTCACTTTTGGGAGTACCCATCGATCTTGCCCTTGCAGAAAGTGTCGTTAAGAATATCGTTCGTCAAAGAAAAAAAATAACCATGGATGTCATCAAGAAGCTGGTATGCAAATACTACAATCTTTCCATGGAAGACATTGTTTCCAATTCCCGCAAGCAATCCATTGTTCGGCCAAGGCAGATAGCGATTTACCTGTCGCGCATGTATACGGATTCACCCCTTCAGACCATCGGGAAAAGCTTTAACCGCTACCATGCCACAGCGCTTCATTCCATCGGCACGGTTGAACGGGCGGTTAAGGCAGACGGTGCCGTGCAGAAGCAGGTGGAATTTTTACGCCGGAAACTCGAATCTGGAACATATTGATCTTAATGCCATTACGTGATTCTACGTTCTCAAAGCTTCAAAATATAGTAGGTAAGGCCAATTGCACCAGGAAAAGAGAAGATCTTGCCTGCTACGCCTATGATGCAACCGCGCGCACCTATCTGCCTGATGCTGTTTTGTTTCCCAAAAACACAAAAGAAATATCCGCCATATTAAGGACCGCCAACCAAGACCGCTTTTTTGTAATACCGCGTGGCGCCGGCAGCGGGATGACCGGCGGGTCACTGGCCGTCAAAGGAGGA
This genomic stretch from Candidatus Desulfatibia profunda harbors:
- the uvrA gene encoding excinuclease ABC subunit UvrA is translated as MQSDKIIIRGARQHNLKNIQVEIPRNKLVVITGLSGSGKSTLAFDTLYAEGQRRYVESLSTYARQFLERMEKPDVDLIEGLSPAIAIQQKAASHNPRSTVGTVTEIYDYLRLLFARTGTPHCYQCGQPITSQSLDQIVDKVMSLSEGSKILILAPVVTGQKGSHEKHFQQLKKEGFARVRVDGNVLEIEDVGKLDKNKKHTIEVVVDRLIVKESINNRLADSLELAMSLSDGLVTVDVSGREPVLFSEKSACIACGISYPDFTPASFSFNSPQGACPQCDGLGSTTEFDPDLIIPNQELSLREGAVAPWANRNTVHFIEFLDALTGHYGVDIYTLYKDLPDHFKKVLSYGSGDERITFYVERGNRRYTYKKHFEGLIPNLQRRYLETESYQSREEIKRYMNFQPCPECAGTKLNKASRSVKVGGLTICETTALSVSKARSFFNKLNLGGKKAIIAERILKEINERLGFLENVGLSYLTLDRSAATLSGGESQRIRLATQIGSKLTGVLYVLDEPSIGLHQRDNRRLLDALREMRDLGNTVLVVEHDEETIRSSDHVIDMGPGAGVQGGQVVFSGTPEALLEQDQSLTGNYLSGKKRIEIPLNRRRGQGKKLIIEGATENNLKKIDVEFPLGCFICVTGVSGSGKSTLVLETLNNLLAQRLYHARIPAGSHTRILGLEHVDKVIHIDQSPIGRTPRSNPGTYTGVFTFIRELFSRTAEARIRGYKPGRFSFNVKGGRCEACKGDGIIRIEMHFLPDVYVACDVCRGKRFNRETLEIKYKGKNIADVLDMTVNQSLDFFAKIHNIRQKLQTLVDVGLGYIQIGQPAPTLSGGEAQRVKLSRELSKKSTGRTVYILDEPTTGLHMDDIRKLLNVLTRFVAAENTVIVIEHNMDVIKTADHIIDLGPEGGDDGGRIVGCGSPEEIAAVKESYTGQFLKKVLYPI
- the pdxA gene encoding 4-hydroxythreonine-4-phosphate dehydrogenase PdxA, which encodes MSNFRPLIGITMGDPVGVGPEIILLALSHPSIYSICRPLVLGDIRILNAAQTSTGSRLHLNTVEDPAGGRYNCGSIDVLNLSELDPEKTLWGRPTVESSRAMVRYVTTAIDMATEARIAAITTCPINKMAMQIAGFRYSGHTELLAERTKCDLFAMMLAGSRLRVVLVTIHIPLKRVPAMLSKDRIVQTIRITGRALSDRFGCKDPRIAVAGLNPHAGEGGLFGDEEKKIIDPAVIQARNEGFNVTGPFPPDTLFYHAAKGLYDAVVCMYHDQGLIPFKLIHFTDGVNTTLGLPIIRTSVDHGTAYDIAGSGIADPGSLIAAITMAAEQAICVAENK
- the dnaA gene encoding chromosomal replication initiator protein DnaA; translated protein: MKSIWKEVKAAIGLRVPRHSFRMWIEPLELEKCQQDHIVISCPNLFFRKRVLENYGKLIEAEIHRVAGTACGYSIEVSRENEVSREKNVSRSTTDINLQLPLPNVGVRPHNGRLLRKDFTFDQFVVGSNNDFAYSASLSLASRKDTQQNSLLLLSNTGMGKSHLSQAVGHYILSEHPSDRVYYMTAEDFSNEMVQAFRHDAINAFKTKYRNGCDVLLLEDVHYLSGKERTQIELAFTLDTLFESGKKMIFSSCYLPADIPKLNDNLRSRLSSSLISNIDPPNFRTRVRILQKKALHNGYKIPEDVMHYLASELTEDVRQLESGLIGVAAKSSLLGVPIDLALAESVVKNIVRQRKKITMDVIKKLVCKYYNLSMEDIVSNSRKQSIVRPRQIAIYLSRMYTDSPLQTIGKSFNRYHATALHSIGTVERAVKADGAVQKQVEFLRRKLESGTY